A single region of the Ancylobacter novellus DSM 506 genome encodes:
- a CDS encoding extracellular solute-binding protein — protein MHGDPLYPADFTHYRSVNPNAPRGGRLVQGAVGAFDSLNPFIVRGTAPPFVRWNIVESLMARSPDEAFTCYALLARSVATDDARSYVAFEIDERARFSDGRPVTAEDVLFSYELLRLKGRPNHRTYYGKVAKAEVTGPLSIRFTFGVVDRELPLILALMPVLARHAINPKTFEETTFTAPLGSGPYVQAEVKPGESVVLTRNADYWGRDLPVNRGNFNFDSLRYDFYRDINAQFEAFKRGLYDIRFETDPGRWKTGYDFPAVRDGRIVTEEIETGMPKPYSALIFNMRRDLFADVRVRQAMVELFDFEWANDNLYFGLYRRNGSFYDGSELSALGRPAEAREQELLKPFPDDVLPAVMDGTWRPPRSDGSGRDRERLRKALDLFAQAGWELKGGALVSKATGKPFAPELIVGSKDQERLSLAYQNMLRRAGVTLNIRLVDNVQFEARKQTYDYDMVPYIWDQSLSPGNEQAFYFGSGAADTPGTRNFMGLKSKAADAMIEALLAARERSDFVSAVRALDRVLMSARFSVPLFYTPGQWVARWRKVERPEQVSLSGTLAESWWQAPGAP, from the coding sequence ATGCATGGCGACCCGCTCTACCCGGCGGATTTCACCCATTACAGGAGCGTCAATCCCAATGCTCCCAGGGGCGGTCGGCTGGTGCAGGGGGCGGTCGGCGCCTTCGACAGCCTCAACCCCTTCATCGTGCGCGGCACCGCCCCGCCCTTCGTGCGCTGGAACATCGTCGAGAGCCTGATGGCGCGCTCGCCCGACGAGGCCTTCACCTGCTACGCGCTGCTCGCCCGCAGCGTCGCGACGGACGATGCGCGCTCTTATGTCGCCTTCGAGATCGACGAGCGCGCCCGCTTCTCCGACGGACGCCCGGTGACGGCGGAAGACGTGCTGTTCTCCTATGAGCTGCTGCGCCTGAAGGGCAGGCCGAATCACCGCACCTATTACGGCAAGGTGGCGAAGGCGGAGGTGACCGGGCCGCTGTCGATCCGCTTCACCTTCGGCGTGGTCGACCGCGAACTGCCGCTGATCCTGGCGCTGATGCCGGTGCTGGCGCGCCATGCGATCAATCCGAAGACCTTCGAGGAGACCACCTTCACCGCCCCGCTCGGCAGCGGACCCTATGTGCAGGCGGAGGTGAAGCCGGGCGAGAGCGTGGTCCTCACGCGCAACGCCGACTATTGGGGCCGCGACCTGCCGGTCAATCGCGGGAATTTCAATTTCGATAGCCTTCGCTACGACTTCTACCGGGATATTAATGCGCAGTTCGAAGCCTTCAAGCGCGGACTCTACGACATACGCTTCGAGACCGACCCCGGCCGCTGGAAGACTGGCTACGACTTCCCCGCCGTGCGCGACGGGCGCATCGTCACCGAGGAGATCGAGACCGGCATGCCGAAGCCCTATTCGGCGCTGATCTTCAACATGCGCCGCGACCTGTTCGCCGATGTGCGGGTGCGCCAGGCCATGGTCGAGCTGTTCGACTTCGAATGGGCCAATGACAACCTCTATTTCGGCCTCTACCGGCGCAATGGCAGCTTCTATGACGGCTCCGAGCTCTCCGCGCTCGGCCGGCCGGCGGAGGCGCGCGAGCAGGAGCTGCTCAAGCCCTTCCCCGACGACGTGCTGCCGGCGGTGATGGACGGCACCTGGCGTCCGCCGCGCTCGGACGGCTCGGGCCGCGACCGCGAGCGGCTGCGCAAGGCGCTCGACCTGTTCGCGCAGGCGGGCTGGGAATTGAAGGGCGGCGCGCTGGTCTCCAAGGCCACCGGCAAGCCCTTCGCGCCGGAGCTGATCGTCGGCAGCAAGGACCAGGAGCGCCTCTCCCTCGCCTATCAGAACATGCTGCGGCGGGCCGGGGTGACGCTGAACATCCGGCTCGTCGACAACGTCCAGTTCGAGGCGCGCAAGCAGACCTACGACTACGACATGGTGCCCTATATCTGGGACCAGTCGCTCTCGCCCGGCAACGAGCAGGCCTTCTATTTCGGCTCGGGCGCGGCCGACACGCCGGGCACGCGCAACTTCATGGGGCTGAAGAGCAAGGCGGCGGACGCGATGATCGAGGCGCTGCTCGCGGCGCGCGAGCGGAGCGACTTCGTCTCGGCCGTGCGGGCGCTCGACCGGGTGCTGATGTCCGCGCGCTTCTCGGTGCCGCTGTTCTACACGCCCGGCCAGTGGGTGGCGCGCTGGCGCAAGGTCGAGCGGCCGGAACAGGTGTCGCTATCCGGCACACTGGCGGAGAGTTGGTGGCAGGCGCCGGGCGCGCCCTGA
- a CDS encoding invasion associated locus B family protein, protein MIIRSTLARSFAAAALALAMAGSAAMAQSQPAKPAANAQAKPAAKPAANGQQPAANGQQANAPQQIPAIPIPWVKHCRQEASIGKEVCEMEQTIITDTGQFLVRFGVFEVKDDPKKAFTVAFPTGLLLRNGFRIALANEQPMLGTFVMCDERVCRGDLQVDQGFVDRMKKAPGLTLQVANAVGRLISYPIGLGDFAKVYDGKPTDPKAFDEQLKKIQEQVKARQEALKAEAAEREQQTKAGLEKLGAEKLKNAQPAPAQ, encoded by the coding sequence ATGATCATACGCTCCACTCTCGCGCGCAGCTTCGCCGCAGCCGCTCTGGCGCTCGCCATGGCCGGATCCGCCGCGATGGCCCAGTCGCAGCCGGCCAAACCGGCGGCGAACGCGCAGGCCAAGCCTGCTGCCAAGCCTGCCGCGAATGGCCAGCAGCCTGCCGCGAACGGCCAGCAGGCCAACGCGCCGCAGCAGATCCCGGCGATCCCGATCCCGTGGGTCAAGCACTGCCGCCAGGAGGCGTCGATCGGCAAGGAGGTCTGCGAGATGGAGCAGACCATCATCACCGACACCGGGCAGTTCCTCGTCCGCTTCGGTGTGTTCGAGGTGAAGGACGACCCGAAGAAGGCCTTCACCGTCGCCTTCCCGACCGGCCTGCTGCTGCGCAACGGTTTCCGCATCGCGCTTGCCAACGAGCAGCCCATGCTCGGCACCTTCGTCATGTGCGACGAGCGCGTCTGCCGCGGCGATCTCCAGGTCGATCAGGGCTTCGTCGACCGCATGAAGAAGGCCCCCGGCCTGACGCTGCAGGTCGCCAATGCCGTCGGCCGGCTGATCTCCTACCCGATCGGCCTTGGCGACTTCGCCAAGGTCTATGACGGCAAGCCGACCGATCCGAAGGCGTTCGACGAGCAGCTCAAGAAGATCCAGGAGCAGGTCAAGGCCCGCCAGGAGGCGCTCAAGGCCGAGGCCGCCGAGCGCGAGCAGCAGACCAAGGCCGGTCTCGAGAAGCTCGGCGCCGAGAAGCTGAAGAACGCGCAGCCCGCGCCCGCGCAGTGA
- the hspQ gene encoding heat shock protein HspQ: MIKERNAKYRIGQIVRHRHYPFRGVVFDVDPEFANTDEWWESIPEHIRPTKDQPFYHLLAENAETEYVAYVSEQNLEPDTSGEPVRHPQVEEMLTADGDGGWRMRGERLQ, encoded by the coding sequence ATGATCAAAGAGCGGAACGCAAAATACCGCATCGGGCAGATCGTCCGGCACCGCCACTATCCCTTCCGTGGCGTGGTCTTCGACGTCGACCCGGAATTCGCCAATACCGACGAATGGTGGGAGTCGATCCCGGAGCACATCCGGCCGACCAAGGACCAGCCCTTCTACCACCTGCTCGCCGAGAACGCGGAGACGGAATACGTCGCCTATGTCTCGGAGCAGAATCTGGAGCCCGACACCTCGGGCGAGCCGGTGCGCCATCCCCAGGTCGAGGAGATGCTGACGGCGGACGGCGACGGCGGCTGGCGGATGCGCGGCGAGCGGCTGCAATAG
- a CDS encoding AEC family transporter → MAEVLALALPFFGVIFLGLGCGRLARIPESGLAWLSFFIIYVALPALFFSLVARTPFHELTNGSFILATTLTTATCFALSLLVGLWRRHGNLPEATIAAIVGSYSNVGYMGPGLTLGALGAAASVPTALIFVFDSLFFFTIVPVLMAVSGRDKHSLSATLLLVVQRVVTHPFNVATFLGVLAAYVEFHPPAAIEKTLEFLRNAAAPCALFTLGVSVALRPMERMQSEVPWLLAIKLVVHPALVWLVLTMVGGFEPVWIATAVLMASLPPALNAFIMAKQYDTYVAGASGGILVGTVVSVATVTAMLYAVQHDMLPHGLLQ, encoded by the coding sequence ATGGCCGAAGTCCTGGCGCTGGCGCTTCCCTTTTTCGGTGTGATCTTCCTGGGGCTGGGATGCGGCCGGCTGGCGCGCATCCCGGAGAGCGGCCTCGCCTGGCTCAGCTTCTTCATCATCTATGTGGCGCTGCCGGCGCTGTTCTTCTCGCTGGTGGCGCGCACGCCCTTCCACGAATTGACCAATGGCAGCTTCATCCTCGCCACCACGCTGACGACCGCGACCTGCTTCGCGCTGTCGCTGCTGGTGGGGCTGTGGCGGCGGCACGGCAACCTTCCCGAGGCGACGATTGCCGCCATCGTCGGCTCCTATTCCAATGTCGGCTATATGGGCCCGGGCCTGACGCTGGGCGCGCTGGGGGCGGCCGCCTCGGTGCCGACGGCACTGATCTTCGTCTTCGACAGCCTGTTCTTCTTCACCATCGTGCCGGTGCTGATGGCGGTGAGCGGGCGGGACAAGCACAGCCTCAGTGCGACGCTGCTCCTCGTCGTGCAGCGGGTGGTGACGCACCCGTTCAACGTCGCGACCTTCCTCGGCGTGCTCGCCGCCTATGTCGAGTTCCACCCGCCGGCAGCGATCGAGAAGACGCTGGAATTCCTGCGCAATGCCGCCGCGCCCTGCGCGCTGTTCACCCTTGGCGTCTCGGTGGCGCTGCGGCCGATGGAGCGCATGCAGAGCGAGGTGCCCTGGCTGCTCGCCATCAAGCTGGTCGTCCACCCGGCGCTGGTCTGGCTGGTGCTGACCATGGTGGGCGGCTTCGAGCCGGTGTGGATCGCCACCGCCGTGCTGATGGCGAGCCTGCCGCCGGCGCTGAACGCCTTCATCATGGCCAAGCAGTACGACACCTATGTCGCCGGTGCCTCGGGCGGCATCCTCGTCGGCACGGTGGTCTCGGTCGCCACCGTCACCGCCATGCTCTACGCCGTGCAGCACGACATGCTGCCGCACGGCCTGCTGCAGTAG
- a CDS encoding UbiH/UbiF family hydroxylase, with product MSPRSDKAQAVTVVGGGPSGLIAALALASGGLPVTLVAPPRAPDPRTTALMDGSVRALEALGLWERLRKDASPLRVMRLVDGTQRLLRAPEVEFRAGELGLEGFAWNLENEVLLAALDDAVAEAAGIERVSGAVRSVADGTEQVVVELDDGRTIAAALVAAADGRNSPCRRAAGIGVKVRDYPQVAVTATLAHSRPHHDVSTEFHTETGPFTLVPLPGDRSSVVCVVSAREAEELLALSEDAFARVMERKARSILGRMSLVSPRGSFPLSQRTAERFAKGRIALIGEAAHIIPPIGAQGLNLGLRDAATLAELVVDAVQAGEDIGGAGVTDAYERRRRADVASRGFAVDLFNRSLLSDLVPVAGLRGLGLWLMGRSPMLRKAVMREGVGPTRDVPRLLAGTPL from the coding sequence ATGTCACCTCGATCGGATAAGGCGCAGGCCGTCACCGTGGTCGGCGGCGGGCCGAGCGGGCTCATCGCCGCGCTGGCCCTCGCCTCGGGCGGCCTCCCCGTCACCCTCGTCGCCCCTCCCCGCGCGCCGGATCCGCGCACGACCGCGCTTATGGACGGCTCGGTGCGGGCGCTGGAGGCGCTCGGCCTGTGGGAGCGGCTGCGCAAGGACGCCTCGCCGCTGCGCGTCATGCGCCTCGTCGACGGCACGCAGCGCCTGCTGCGGGCGCCGGAGGTGGAGTTCCGCGCCGGCGAGCTGGGGCTGGAAGGCTTCGCCTGGAACCTCGAGAACGAGGTGCTGCTGGCGGCGCTGGACGATGCGGTGGCGGAGGCGGCCGGCATCGAGCGCGTGAGCGGCGCGGTGCGCAGCGTGGCGGACGGCACGGAGCAGGTCGTGGTCGAGCTCGACGACGGCCGCACCATCGCGGCCGCGCTCGTCGCGGCGGCGGACGGGCGCAACTCGCCCTGCCGGCGCGCCGCCGGCATCGGCGTGAAGGTGCGCGACTATCCGCAGGTGGCGGTCACCGCGACGCTGGCGCATAGCCGCCCGCACCACGACGTTTCCACCGAATTCCACACCGAGACCGGCCCGTTCACCCTGGTGCCGCTGCCGGGGGATCGCTCGAGCGTCGTCTGCGTGGTCTCGGCGCGTGAGGCGGAGGAATTGCTGGCGCTCAGTGAAGACGCGTTCGCCCGTGTCATGGAGCGCAAGGCGCGCTCCATCCTCGGGCGCATGAGCCTTGTCTCGCCGCGCGGCAGCTTCCCCTTGAGCCAGCGCACCGCCGAGCGTTTCGCCAAGGGGCGCATCGCGCTGATCGGCGAAGCCGCGCACATCATCCCGCCCATCGGCGCGCAGGGGCTGAACCTCGGCCTGCGCGACGCGGCGACGCTGGCGGAGCTGGTGGTCGACGCGGTGCAGGCCGGCGAGGACATCGGCGGCGCGGGCGTCACCGACGCCTATGAGCGCCGCCGCCGGGCGGATGTGGCGAGCCGCGGCTTCGCGGTCGACCTATTCAATCGCTCGCTGCTGTCGGACCTCGTGCCCGTCGCCGGTCTGCGCGGGCTCGGCCTCTGGCTGATGGGCCGCTCGCCCATGCTGCGCAAGGCGGTGATGCGCGAGGGTGTCGGACCGACGCGCGACGTGCCGCGCCTGCTCGCCGGGACGCCGCTCTAG
- a CDS encoding CDP-alcohol phosphatidyltransferase family protein, with protein MAITSKSLDERPARRRTLAFAVHLFTASGAVCGLLALMAAVEGHWAIMFAWLGVALFVDGIDGTMARRAHVGEVLPRWSGETLDLVVDYLTYVLVPAFAVASGGLMPFWLAIPASAAILLTSALYFADTSMKTEDLYFQGFPAVWNLVVFYFFLLPLNAWVVAAVIAGLSAATFLPIKFVHPFRVVRLRLLTIALLALWAVLAVVAVLNDLRPDLWVTVGLIVCAVYFLLFGLIPSRRATSAGRPG; from the coding sequence GTGGCGATCACGTCCAAGTCGCTCGATGAGCGCCCGGCGCGCCGGCGCACGCTCGCCTTCGCCGTCCATCTCTTCACGGCGTCCGGCGCGGTCTGCGGCCTGCTGGCGCTGATGGCGGCGGTCGAAGGCCATTGGGCGATCATGTTCGCCTGGCTCGGCGTGGCGCTGTTCGTCGACGGCATCGACGGCACCATGGCGCGGCGCGCCCATGTCGGCGAGGTCCTGCCGCGCTGGTCGGGCGAGACGCTGGACCTCGTGGTCGACTACCTCACCTATGTGCTGGTCCCCGCCTTTGCCGTGGCGAGCGGCGGGCTGATGCCGTTCTGGCTGGCGATCCCGGCCAGCGCGGCGATCCTGCTCACCAGCGCGCTCTATTTCGCCGACACCTCGATGAAGACCGAGGACCTGTATTTCCAGGGCTTCCCGGCGGTGTGGAACCTCGTCGTGTTCTACTTCTTCCTGTTGCCGCTGAACGCCTGGGTGGTCGCGGCGGTGATCGCGGGGCTCTCGGCCGCCACCTTCCTGCCGATCAAGTTCGTGCACCCGTTCCGGGTGGTGCGGCTGCGCCTCCTGACCATCGCGCTGCTGGCGCTGTGGGCGGTGCTGGCGGTGGTCGCCGTGCTGAACGACCTGCGGCCCGACCTGTGGGTCACGGTCGGCCTCATCGTCTGCGCGGTCTATTTCTTGTTGTTCGGCCTCATCCCGTCGCGCCGGGCGACGTCGGCCGGACGGCCCGGCTGA
- a CDS encoding quinone oxidoreductase family protein — protein sequence MAFAIRVHEFGGPEVLKYEEVTVGPPGPGEAKIRHTAIGLNFIDTYFRTGLYQPAGGLPFIPGNEAAGVVVEVGEGVSDLRPGDRVAYGASTGSYCTERRIPAAALVKLPNTIPDETAAAMMLKGMTARYLLRQTHKVKPGDTILVHAAAGGVGLILCQWASHIGATVIGTAGSPEKVALAKANGAAYVIDYSKDDFVAQVKEITDGALCDVVYDGVGQATYPGSLDCIRPRGLFVSFGNASGPITNFNLLSLSQKGSLYATRPTLNTHIATRETLLATANDLFDVVGSGVVKIAVEQRYRLPDAAQAHRDLEARRTTGSTVLLP from the coding sequence ATGGCGTTCGCGATTCGCGTCCACGAGTTCGGCGGCCCGGAGGTACTTAAGTACGAGGAAGTCACCGTCGGCCCGCCCGGACCCGGCGAGGCGAAGATCCGCCACACCGCCATCGGCCTCAACTTCATCGACACCTATTTCCGTACCGGCCTCTACCAGCCCGCCGGCGGACTGCCCTTCATCCCCGGCAACGAGGCGGCAGGCGTCGTGGTCGAGGTCGGCGAGGGCGTGAGCGACCTCCGCCCCGGCGACCGCGTCGCCTATGGCGCCTCCACCGGCTCCTACTGCACGGAGCGGCGCATACCGGCGGCGGCGCTGGTCAAGCTGCCGAACACGATCCCGGACGAGACGGCGGCGGCGATGATGCTCAAGGGCATGACCGCGCGCTATCTGCTGCGCCAGACCCACAAGGTGAAGCCGGGCGACACCATCCTCGTCCACGCCGCAGCCGGCGGAGTCGGGCTGATCCTGTGCCAGTGGGCCTCGCATATCGGCGCCACCGTCATCGGCACCGCCGGCTCGCCCGAGAAGGTCGCGCTCGCCAAGGCCAACGGCGCCGCCTACGTCATCGACTACTCGAAGGACGATTTCGTCGCGCAGGTGAAGGAGATCACCGACGGCGCGCTGTGCGACGTGGTCTATGACGGGGTGGGGCAGGCGACCTATCCGGGCTCGCTCGACTGCATCAGGCCGCGCGGGCTGTTCGTCAGCTTCGGCAACGCCTCGGGCCCGATCACCAATTTCAACCTGCTGAGCCTGTCGCAGAAGGGGTCGCTCTACGCCACGCGCCCGACGCTCAACACCCACATCGCCACCCGCGAGACGCTGCTGGCGACCGCGAACGACCTGTTCGACGTGGTCGGCTCCGGCGTGGTGAAGATCGCTGTCGAGCAGCGCTACAGGCTCCCCGACGCGGCGCAGGCACATCGCGACCTCGAGGCGCGGCGTACCACCGGCTCCACCGTGCTGCTGCCGTGA